From a single Glycine soja cultivar W05 chromosome 19, ASM419377v2, whole genome shotgun sequence genomic region:
- the LOC114400081 gene encoding uncharacterized protein LOC114400081 isoform X1, whose product MANRPDPDIDDDFRELYKEYTGPLGTATTNMQERAKSNKRSNAGSDEEEEARDPNAVPTDFTSREAKVWEAKSKATERNWKKRKEEEMICKLCGESGHFTQGCPSTLGANRKSQDFFERIPARDKNVRALFTEKVLSKIEKDVGCKIKMDEKFIIVSGKDRLILAKGVDAVHKIREEGDQRGSSSSQMTQSRSPERSPVSARFQRSEPQRSHSGPRNTSQFQQRFGRQERAVEDRIRDDVQKFSRGSPQARAYGNSGARGRSSQSRSPRHAPYTGNSYNSFDDRNQNMGAYRNEGWDSHRRESGIQPGHQFDYNASPQTLEELELEYKNEATELMKIRDREEDEENFKHREAIRDLREKYMSKVSLVRVTHAKQLEEFLQLDAQRRRQQVGQQMSSGYRGFKQQSFPEYDGSTANPPTYAGSNIPLESRNRFSGNMETYPNRPHDNFGEFHRRGDFAKAYNRY is encoded by the exons atggCTAATAGACCGGATCCGGATATTGATGATGATTTTCGTGAGCTTTATAAGGAGTACACTGGCCCCCTGGGGACTGCTACTACAAACATGCAAGAGAGGGCAAAATCAAATAAGAGGTCTAATGCAGGGTCTGACGAGGAGGAGGAAGCCCGGGACCCTAATGCTGTTCCAACTGATTTCACCAGCCGAGAAGCTAAGGTTTGGGAGGCTAAGTCAAAGGCTACGGAAAGGAAttggaagaaaaggaaagaggaGGAAATGATCTGCAAGCTTTGTGGAGAATCAGGGCATTTCACTCAG GGCTGTCCATCTACTCTCGGAGCAAATCGAAAGTCTCAAGATTTCTTTGAAAGGATACCTGCCAGAGACAAAAATGTACGGGCACTTTTCACAGAGAAAGTTTTAAGCAAGATTGAAAAGGATGTTGGCTGCAAAATTAAGATGGATGAGAAGTTTATTATTGTCAGTGGTAAGGATAGATTAATTTTGGCCAAAGGTGTTGATGCTGTGCACAAGATTCGAGAGGAGGGTGATCAAAGGGGATCATCTAGTTCTCAAATGACCCAATCAAGATCACCTGAAAGAAGTCCTGTTAGTGCTCGGTTTCAACGCTCTGAGCCCCAAAGGTCTCATTCTGGACCACGAAATACATCTCAGTTTCAACAAAGGTTTGGTAGGCAAGAGAGGGCTGTTGAAGACCGTATCAGGGATGATGTTCAAAAGTTTTCTAGAGGTTCTCCACAAG CAAGAG CTTATGGAAATAGTGGAGCTAGAGGTCGTTCAAGCCAGTCAAGATCTCCAAGGCATGCCCCTTATACAGGAAACTCATATAATTCATTTGATGATCGTAATCAAAACATGGGTGCTTATAGGAATGAAGGATGGGATTCTCATAGAAGAGAATCTGGTATCCAGCCTGGTCATCAGTTTGATTACAACGCCTCCCCACAGACTTTAGAAGAATTAGAGTTGGAGTATAAGAACGAGGCAACAGAGCTAATGAAAATTCGtgacagagaagaagatgaagaaaatttCAAGCATCGTGAG GCTATTAGAGATTTGAGGGAGAAGTACATGAGCAAAGTTTCCTTGGTAAGGGTCACACATGCAAAACAGTTGGAAGAATTTCTTCAGCTTGATGCGCAGAGGCGTCGACAGCAAGTGGGTCAACAGATGTCTTCTGGTTATCGGGGTTTTAAACAGCAGAGTTTTCCTGAATATGATGGGTCCACTGCCAATCCTCCTACTTATGCTGGTTCTAATATACCATTGGAATCGAGGAACAGGTTCTCAGGCAACATGGAAACTTATCCTAATAGGCCTCATGATAATTTTGGTGAATTTCATAGGCGTGGAGATTTTGCAAAAGCTTACAACAGATATTAA
- the LOC114400081 gene encoding uncharacterized protein LOC114400081 isoform X2, translating into MANRPDPDIDDDFRELYKEYTGPLGTATTNMQERAKSNKRSNAGSDEEEEARDPNAVPTDFTSREAKVWEAKSKATERNWKKRKEEEMICKLCGESGHFTQGCPSTLGANRKSQDFFERIPARDKNVRALFTEKVLSKIEKDVGCKIKMDEKFIIVSGKDRLILAKGVDAVHKIREEGDQRGSSSSQMTQSRSPERSPVSARFQRSEPQRSHSGPRNTSQFQQRFGRQERAVEDRIRDDVQKFSRGSPQAYGNSGARGRSSQSRSPRHAPYTGNSYNSFDDRNQNMGAYRNEGWDSHRRESGIQPGHQFDYNASPQTLEELELEYKNEATELMKIRDREEDEENFKHREAIRDLREKYMSKVSLVRVTHAKQLEEFLQLDAQRRRQQVGQQMSSGYRGFKQQSFPEYDGSTANPPTYAGSNIPLESRNRFSGNMETYPNRPHDNFGEFHRRGDFAKAYNRY; encoded by the exons atggCTAATAGACCGGATCCGGATATTGATGATGATTTTCGTGAGCTTTATAAGGAGTACACTGGCCCCCTGGGGACTGCTACTACAAACATGCAAGAGAGGGCAAAATCAAATAAGAGGTCTAATGCAGGGTCTGACGAGGAGGAGGAAGCCCGGGACCCTAATGCTGTTCCAACTGATTTCACCAGCCGAGAAGCTAAGGTTTGGGAGGCTAAGTCAAAGGCTACGGAAAGGAAttggaagaaaaggaaagaggaGGAAATGATCTGCAAGCTTTGTGGAGAATCAGGGCATTTCACTCAG GGCTGTCCATCTACTCTCGGAGCAAATCGAAAGTCTCAAGATTTCTTTGAAAGGATACCTGCCAGAGACAAAAATGTACGGGCACTTTTCACAGAGAAAGTTTTAAGCAAGATTGAAAAGGATGTTGGCTGCAAAATTAAGATGGATGAGAAGTTTATTATTGTCAGTGGTAAGGATAGATTAATTTTGGCCAAAGGTGTTGATGCTGTGCACAAGATTCGAGAGGAGGGTGATCAAAGGGGATCATCTAGTTCTCAAATGACCCAATCAAGATCACCTGAAAGAAGTCCTGTTAGTGCTCGGTTTCAACGCTCTGAGCCCCAAAGGTCTCATTCTGGACCACGAAATACATCTCAGTTTCAACAAAGGTTTGGTAGGCAAGAGAGGGCTGTTGAAGACCGTATCAGGGATGATGTTCAAAAGTTTTCTAGAGGTTCTCCACAAG CTTATGGAAATAGTGGAGCTAGAGGTCGTTCAAGCCAGTCAAGATCTCCAAGGCATGCCCCTTATACAGGAAACTCATATAATTCATTTGATGATCGTAATCAAAACATGGGTGCTTATAGGAATGAAGGATGGGATTCTCATAGAAGAGAATCTGGTATCCAGCCTGGTCATCAGTTTGATTACAACGCCTCCCCACAGACTTTAGAAGAATTAGAGTTGGAGTATAAGAACGAGGCAACAGAGCTAATGAAAATTCGtgacagagaagaagatgaagaaaatttCAAGCATCGTGAG GCTATTAGAGATTTGAGGGAGAAGTACATGAGCAAAGTTTCCTTGGTAAGGGTCACACATGCAAAACAGTTGGAAGAATTTCTTCAGCTTGATGCGCAGAGGCGTCGACAGCAAGTGGGTCAACAGATGTCTTCTGGTTATCGGGGTTTTAAACAGCAGAGTTTTCCTGAATATGATGGGTCCACTGCCAATCCTCCTACTTATGCTGGTTCTAATATACCATTGGAATCGAGGAACAGGTTCTCAGGCAACATGGAAACTTATCCTAATAGGCCTCATGATAATTTTGGTGAATTTCATAGGCGTGGAGATTTTGCAAAAGCTTACAACAGATATTAA
- the LOC114399500 gene encoding probable glycerol-3-phosphate acyltransferase 3 yields the protein MAKMVMMSTFFFKSIFIFWYRFFFRPLKNLQRSVSNMITFAAHQFKYQGYDSLLHRNSNLNDHALLFDVEGALLKSSSVFPYFMLVAFEAGGLLRAIVLLLGYPFVCLVGDEMGLKIMVMVCFFGIKAERFRVGRTVLPKYLLEDVGLEMYEVVKRGGKKVGLSKLPRVMVESFLKEYLEIDFVVGRELKVFNGFYVGLMEETKTMHANLELLVREGKGNCSHMIGISGFHNLDHSFFSICKEVYMVREVEKKNWQNLARDKYPKPLIFHDGRLALKPTALTTLAMLMWLPCGFIIALIRATSALSLPYNISTPILTFTGHHLTTSRPKTTEKEEKLLKKGHIYACNHRTLLDPLALSFMLNRDLVAVTYSLSRMSEILAPIKTVRLTRNRDEDAKTMKRLLKQGDLVVCPEGTTCREPYLLRFSPLFSEVCDEMVPVAIDCHVTMFHGTTAGGLKCLDPLFFLMNPTPHYSVQLLEKVSPSITTSNVINEDFARFEVANRVQTQIGKALGFECTQLNRKDKYLILAGNEGIVSTTKAGN from the exons ATGGCCAAAATGGTGATGATGAGTACGTTTTTCTTCAAAtctattttcatcttttggtaCCGTTTTTTCTTCAGGCCACTCAAAAACCTCCAAAGAAGTGTTAGCAATATGATCACATTTGCAGCCCATCAATTCAAATACCAGGGGTACGACTCTTTACTTCATCGTAATTCAAACCTCAATGACCACGCTCTCCTCTTTGATGTAGAAGGTGCATTGTTGAAATCTTCTTCAGTGTTCCCATACTTCATGCTCGTTGCGTTTGAAGCAGGAGGGCTCTTAAGAGCCATAGTTCTGCTTTTGGGGTacccttttgtttgtttagttGGTGATGAAATGGGGTTGAAGATTATGGTTATGGTATGCTTCTTTGGGATTAAAGCAGAGAGGTTTAGAGTGGGAAGGACCGTTTTGCCGAAGTATTTGTTGGAGGATGTTGGGTTAGAAATGTATGAGGTGGTGAAAAGAGGTGGCAAAAAAGTGGGGTTGAGCAAGTTGCCAAGAGTGATGGTGGAAAGCTTCTTGAAGGAGTATTTGGAGATTGATTTTGTTGTGGGGAGGGAGCTGAAAGTGTTCAATGGCTTCTACGTGGGGTTGATGGAGGAGACCAAAACCATGCATGCTAATTTGGAGCTGCTGGTTCGTGAAGGGAAAGGAAACTGTTCCCATATGATTGGAATTTCAGGATTTCATAATCTTGACCATTCCTTCTTCTCTATATGCAAG GAAGTGTATATGGTGAGGGAAGTTGAGAAGAAAAATTGGCAAAACCTAGCAAGAGACAAATACCCGAAGCCACTAATATTCCACGATGGAAGATTGGCACTGAAACCCACAGCACTAACGACTCTAGCCATGTTAATGTGGCTTCCTTGTGGCTTCATTATTGCGTTGATTAGGGCCACGTCAGCACTCTCGCTTCCATACAACATCTCAACGCCCATATTGACATTCACGGGGCATCATCTCACAACTTCAAGGCCCAAAACTacagagaaagaagagaaattacTAAAAAAGGGACATATTTATGCATGCAACCACAGAACATTGCTAGACCCTCTCGCTTTATCGTTCATGTTGAATAGAGACCTAGTGGCCGTCACATATAGTTTGAGCAGAATGTCCGAGATACTTGCACCAATCAAAACGGTGCGTTTAACCAGGAACCGAGACGAGGATGCTAAGACCATGAAAAGGTTGTTGAAACAAGGTGACCTAGTTGTGTGCCCGGAAGGGACCACGTGTAGAGAGCCATATTTACTAAGGTTCAGCCCTTTGTTTTCGGAAGTGTGCGATGAAATGGTCCCAGTGGCAATTGATTGTCACGTGACAATGTTCCACGGGACAACCGCAGGGGGTCTTAAGTGCTTGGATCCACTTTTCTTCTTGATGAATCCAACACCCCATTACTCTGTTCAGTTGCTAGAGAAAGTGTCACCTTCAATTACCACTAGTAATGTTATCAATGAGGATTTTGCGAGATTTGAAGTGGCTAATCGCGTGCAAACGCAGATTGGGAAGGCCTTGGGATTTGAATGCACTCAACTTAATAGAAAGGACAAGTACTTGATTTTGGCCGGTAATGAAGGTATAGTTTCCACCACAAAGGCTGGTAattaa
- the LOC114399527 gene encoding probable pre-mRNA-splicing factor ATP-dependent RNA helicase DEAH2 isoform X2, translating into MGTERKRKVSLFDVVDDSAAKMAKSNGGAAANNLTNHWTARPYSQRYFEILEKRKTLPVWHQKEEFLQVLKDNQTLILVGETGSGKTTQIPQFVLDAVELETPDKRRKMMVACTQPRRVAAMSVSRRVAEEMDVTIGEEVGYSIRFEDCSSAKTVLKYLTDGMLLREAMTDPLLERYKVIILDEAHERTLATDVLFGLLKEVLKNRPDMKLVVMSATLEAEKFQGYFFGAPLMKVPGRLHPVEIFYTQEPERDYLEAGIRTVVQIHMCEPPGDILVFLTGEEEIEDACRKITKEISNLGDQVGPVKVVPLYSTLPPAMQQKIFEPAPPPLKEGGPPGRKIVVSTNIAETSLTIDGIVYVIDPGFAKQKVYNPRIRVESLLVSPISKASAHQRSGRAGRTQPGKCFRLYTEKSFNNDLQPQTYPEILRSNLANTVLTLKKLGIDDLVHFDFMDPPAPETLMRALEVLNYLGALDDDGNLTKLGEIMSEFPLDPQMSKMLVVSPEFNCSNEILSVSAMLSVAVSQYSHEANGVVSPLCIC; encoded by the exons ATGGGTACAGAGAGAAAGAGGAAGGTGAGCTTGTTTGATGTGGTAGACGATTCTGCGGCGAAGATGGCGAAATCCAATGGCGGCGCCGCTGCTAATAATCTCACCAATCATTGGACCGCAAGGCCTTACTCCCAAAGGTACTTCGAGATTTTGGAGAAGAGAAAGACCCTCCCCGTTTGGCACCAGAAAGAAGAGTTTTTGCAAGTTCTCAAAGATAACCAGACTTTGATTCTCGTCGGTGAAACTGGTAGTGGCAAAACCACTCAG ATTCCTCAGTTTGTTTTGGATGCTGTCGAATTAGAGACACCGGATAAACGTAGGAAGATGATGGTAGCCTGCACTCAGCCTCGGAGAGTAGCTGCGATGTCTGTTTCGCGTCGTGTGGCTGAAGAGATGGATGTAACTATTGGGGAAGAGGTTGGTTACAGTATCAGATTTGAAGACTGCAGTAGTGCGAAGACGGTTTTGAA GTATCTTACGGATGGTATGCTCTTAAGAGAAGCGATGACAGATCCGCTTTTGGAACGGTACAAGGTTATTATTCTTGATGAGGCACATGAGAGGACTTTGGCCACGGATGTGCTATTTGGCCTTCTGAAGGAAGTGCTTAAAAATCGACCTGACATGAAGTTGGTTGTTATGAGTGCGACTCTTGAAGCTGAAAAGTTTCAGGGTTATTTTTTCGGTGCCCCTCTCATGAAAGTTCCTGGAAGGCTACATCCTGTTGAAATTTTCTATACGCAGGAACCTGAAAGGGATTACTTGGAGGCCGGCATTAGGACAGTGGTACAGATACACATGTGTGAGCCTCCAGGAGATATACTTGTATTTCTGACTGGAGAGGAAGAGATAGAAGATGCTTGCCgcaaaataacaaaagaaatttCTAATCTGGGAGATCAGGTGGGGCCTGTCAAAGTTGTACCCCTGTATTCTACTCTTCCTCCTGCTATGCAGCAGAAGATTTTTGAGCCAGCTCCACCTCCACTGAAGGAGGGTGGACCTCCTGGAAGGAAGATTGTGGTATCAACTAACATAGCCGAAACTTCCTTAACAATTGATGGTATTGTTTATGTCATTGACCCTGGTTTTGCTAAGCAGAAGGTTTATAACCCACGAATTCGTGTGGAGTCTTTATTAGTGTCACCAATATCGAAAGCTAGTGCACATCAGAGATCAGGACGTGCTGGAAGAACTCAACCAGGGAAATGCTTTAGACTTTACACTGAGAAAAGTTTCAATAATGATCTTCAGCCACAGACCTATCCTGAAATATTGAGATCAAATCTTGCCAACACAGTTCTTACTTTGAAGAAACTGGGTATAGACGATCTAGTGCATTTTGATTTCATGGACCCTCCTGCTCCCGAGACCTTAATGCGTGCATTGGAAGTGTTGAATTACTTGGGTGCACTGGATGACGATGGTAACTTAACTAAACTGGGTGAGATTATGAGTGAATTTCCCTTGGACCCTCAGATGTCAAAGATGCTCGTTGTCAGTCCTGAATTCAACTGTTCAAATGAGATTCTGTCAGTTTCTGCCATGCTTTCAG TTGCAGTTTCTCAGTATTCTCATGAAGCAAATGGTGTGGTCTCGCCTCTATGCATCTGCTGA
- the LOC114399527 gene encoding probable pre-mRNA-splicing factor ATP-dependent RNA helicase DEAH2 isoform X3, which produces MGTERKRKVSLFDVVDDSAAKMAKSNGGAAANNLTNHWTARPYSQRYFEILEKRKTLPVWHQKEEFLQVLKDNQTLILVGETGSGKTTQIPQFVLDAVELETPDKRRKMMVACTQPRRVAAMSVSRRVAEEMDVTIGEEVGYSIRFEDCSSAKTVLKYLTDGMLLREAMTDPLLERYKVIILDEAHERTLATDVLFGLLKEVLKNRPDMKLVVMSATLEAEKFQGYFFGAPLMKVPGRLHPVEIFYTQEPERDYLEAGIRTVVQIHMCEPPGDILVFLTGEEEIEDACRKITKEISNLGDQVGPVKVVPLYSTLPPAMQQKIFEPAPPPLKEGGPPGRKIVVSTNIAETSLTIDGIVYVIDPGFAKQKVYNPRIRVESLLVSPISKASAHQRSGRAGRTQPGKCFRLYTEKSFNNDLQPQTYPEILRSNLANTVLTLKKLGIDDLVHFDFMDPPAPETLMRALEVLNYLGALDDDGNLTKLGEIMSEFPLDPQMSKMLVVSPEFNCSNEILSVSAMLSVSQYSHEANGVVSPLCIC; this is translated from the exons ATGGGTACAGAGAGAAAGAGGAAGGTGAGCTTGTTTGATGTGGTAGACGATTCTGCGGCGAAGATGGCGAAATCCAATGGCGGCGCCGCTGCTAATAATCTCACCAATCATTGGACCGCAAGGCCTTACTCCCAAAGGTACTTCGAGATTTTGGAGAAGAGAAAGACCCTCCCCGTTTGGCACCAGAAAGAAGAGTTTTTGCAAGTTCTCAAAGATAACCAGACTTTGATTCTCGTCGGTGAAACTGGTAGTGGCAAAACCACTCAG ATTCCTCAGTTTGTTTTGGATGCTGTCGAATTAGAGACACCGGATAAACGTAGGAAGATGATGGTAGCCTGCACTCAGCCTCGGAGAGTAGCTGCGATGTCTGTTTCGCGTCGTGTGGCTGAAGAGATGGATGTAACTATTGGGGAAGAGGTTGGTTACAGTATCAGATTTGAAGACTGCAGTAGTGCGAAGACGGTTTTGAA GTATCTTACGGATGGTATGCTCTTAAGAGAAGCGATGACAGATCCGCTTTTGGAACGGTACAAGGTTATTATTCTTGATGAGGCACATGAGAGGACTTTGGCCACGGATGTGCTATTTGGCCTTCTGAAGGAAGTGCTTAAAAATCGACCTGACATGAAGTTGGTTGTTATGAGTGCGACTCTTGAAGCTGAAAAGTTTCAGGGTTATTTTTTCGGTGCCCCTCTCATGAAAGTTCCTGGAAGGCTACATCCTGTTGAAATTTTCTATACGCAGGAACCTGAAAGGGATTACTTGGAGGCCGGCATTAGGACAGTGGTACAGATACACATGTGTGAGCCTCCAGGAGATATACTTGTATTTCTGACTGGAGAGGAAGAGATAGAAGATGCTTGCCgcaaaataacaaaagaaatttCTAATCTGGGAGATCAGGTGGGGCCTGTCAAAGTTGTACCCCTGTATTCTACTCTTCCTCCTGCTATGCAGCAGAAGATTTTTGAGCCAGCTCCACCTCCACTGAAGGAGGGTGGACCTCCTGGAAGGAAGATTGTGGTATCAACTAACATAGCCGAAACTTCCTTAACAATTGATGGTATTGTTTATGTCATTGACCCTGGTTTTGCTAAGCAGAAGGTTTATAACCCACGAATTCGTGTGGAGTCTTTATTAGTGTCACCAATATCGAAAGCTAGTGCACATCAGAGATCAGGACGTGCTGGAAGAACTCAACCAGGGAAATGCTTTAGACTTTACACTGAGAAAAGTTTCAATAATGATCTTCAGCCACAGACCTATCCTGAAATATTGAGATCAAATCTTGCCAACACAGTTCTTACTTTGAAGAAACTGGGTATAGACGATCTAGTGCATTTTGATTTCATGGACCCTCCTGCTCCCGAGACCTTAATGCGTGCATTGGAAGTGTTGAATTACTTGGGTGCACTGGATGACGATGGTAACTTAACTAAACTGGGTGAGATTATGAGTGAATTTCCCTTGGACCCTCAGATGTCAAAGATGCTCGTTGTCAGTCCTGAATTCAACTGTTCAAATGAGATTCTGTCAGTTTCTGCCATGCTTTCAG TTTCTCAGTATTCTCATGAAGCAAATGGTGTGGTCTCGCCTCTATGCATCTGCTGA
- the LOC114399527 gene encoding probable pre-mRNA-splicing factor ATP-dependent RNA helicase DEAH2 isoform X1 — MGTERKRKVSLFDVVDDSAAKMAKSNGGAAANNLTNHWTARPYSQRYFEILEKRKTLPVWHQKEEFLQVLKDNQTLILVGETGSGKTTQIPQFVLDAVELETPDKRRKMMVACTQPRRVAAMSVSRRVAEEMDVTIGEEVGYSIRFEDCSSAKTVLKYLTDGMLLREAMTDPLLERYKVIILDEAHERTLATDVLFGLLKEVLKNRPDMKLVVMSATLEAEKFQGYFFGAPLMKVPGRLHPVEIFYTQEPERDYLEAGIRTVVQIHMCEPPGDILVFLTGEEEIEDACRKITKEISNLGDQVGPVKVVPLYSTLPPAMQQKIFEPAPPPLKEGGPPGRKIVVSTNIAETSLTIDGIVYVIDPGFAKQKVYNPRIRVESLLVSPISKASAHQRSGRAGRTQPGKCFRLYTEKSFNNDLQPQTYPEILRSNLANTVLTLKKLGIDDLVHFDFMDPPAPETLMRALEVLNYLGALDDDGNLTKLGEIMSEFPLDPQMSKMLVVSPEFNCSNEILSVSAMLSVPNCFVRPREAQKAADEAKARFGHIDGDHLTLLNVYHAYKQNNEDPSWCYDNFVNHRALKSADNVRQQLVRIMSRFNLKLCSTDFNSRDYYVNIRKAMLAGYFMQVAHLERTGHYLTVKDNQVVHLHPSNCLDHKPEWVIYNEYVLTSRNFIRTVTDIRGEWLVDIAPHYYDLSNFPQCEAKRVLERLYKKREKEKEEARSRR; from the exons ATGGGTACAGAGAGAAAGAGGAAGGTGAGCTTGTTTGATGTGGTAGACGATTCTGCGGCGAAGATGGCGAAATCCAATGGCGGCGCCGCTGCTAATAATCTCACCAATCATTGGACCGCAAGGCCTTACTCCCAAAGGTACTTCGAGATTTTGGAGAAGAGAAAGACCCTCCCCGTTTGGCACCAGAAAGAAGAGTTTTTGCAAGTTCTCAAAGATAACCAGACTTTGATTCTCGTCGGTGAAACTGGTAGTGGCAAAACCACTCAG ATTCCTCAGTTTGTTTTGGATGCTGTCGAATTAGAGACACCGGATAAACGTAGGAAGATGATGGTAGCCTGCACTCAGCCTCGGAGAGTAGCTGCGATGTCTGTTTCGCGTCGTGTGGCTGAAGAGATGGATGTAACTATTGGGGAAGAGGTTGGTTACAGTATCAGATTTGAAGACTGCAGTAGTGCGAAGACGGTTTTGAA GTATCTTACGGATGGTATGCTCTTAAGAGAAGCGATGACAGATCCGCTTTTGGAACGGTACAAGGTTATTATTCTTGATGAGGCACATGAGAGGACTTTGGCCACGGATGTGCTATTTGGCCTTCTGAAGGAAGTGCTTAAAAATCGACCTGACATGAAGTTGGTTGTTATGAGTGCGACTCTTGAAGCTGAAAAGTTTCAGGGTTATTTTTTCGGTGCCCCTCTCATGAAAGTTCCTGGAAGGCTACATCCTGTTGAAATTTTCTATACGCAGGAACCTGAAAGGGATTACTTGGAGGCCGGCATTAGGACAGTGGTACAGATACACATGTGTGAGCCTCCAGGAGATATACTTGTATTTCTGACTGGAGAGGAAGAGATAGAAGATGCTTGCCgcaaaataacaaaagaaatttCTAATCTGGGAGATCAGGTGGGGCCTGTCAAAGTTGTACCCCTGTATTCTACTCTTCCTCCTGCTATGCAGCAGAAGATTTTTGAGCCAGCTCCACCTCCACTGAAGGAGGGTGGACCTCCTGGAAGGAAGATTGTGGTATCAACTAACATAGCCGAAACTTCCTTAACAATTGATGGTATTGTTTATGTCATTGACCCTGGTTTTGCTAAGCAGAAGGTTTATAACCCACGAATTCGTGTGGAGTCTTTATTAGTGTCACCAATATCGAAAGCTAGTGCACATCAGAGATCAGGACGTGCTGGAAGAACTCAACCAGGGAAATGCTTTAGACTTTACACTGAGAAAAGTTTCAATAATGATCTTCAGCCACAGACCTATCCTGAAATATTGAGATCAAATCTTGCCAACACAGTTCTTACTTTGAAGAAACTGGGTATAGACGATCTAGTGCATTTTGATTTCATGGACCCTCCTGCTCCCGAGACCTTAATGCGTGCATTGGAAGTGTTGAATTACTTGGGTGCACTGGATGACGATGGTAACTTAACTAAACTGGGTGAGATTATGAGTGAATTTCCCTTGGACCCTCAGATGTCAAAGATGCTCGTTGTCAGTCCTGAATTCAACTGTTCAAATGAGATTCTGTCAGTTTCTGCCATGCTTTCAG TACCCAATTGCTTTGTCCGGCCTAGGGAGGCACAAAAAGCTGCGGATGAAGCTAAAGCTAGGTTCGGGCACATTGATGGAGATCATCTCACTCTGTTGAATGTCTATCATGCGTACAAGCAAAATA ATGAGGATCCCTCTTGGTGCTACGATAACTTTGTTAATCATAGGGCATTGAAATCAGCTGATAATGTTAGACAACAATTAGTGCGTATCATGTCCCGGTTTAATCTGAAGCTATGCAGCACTGACTTTAATAGCCGTGACTACTATGTCAACATAAGAAAAGCTATGCTAGCTGGGTATTTCATGCAGGTAGCTCATCTGGAGCGTACAGGACACTACTTGACAGTGAAAGACAACCAG GTGGTGCATTTGCATCCATCCAATTGCCTGGACCACAAGCCTGAATGGGTCATTTATAATGAATATGTTCTTACCAGTCGGAATTTTATTCGTACTGTTACAGACATACGTGGTGAATG GTTGGTTGATATAGCACCACATTACTATGATTTGTCTAATTTCCCCCAATGTGAGGCAAAACGTGTCCTTGAGAGACTTTACAAGAAgcgagaaaaggaaaaggaggaaGCCAGGAGCCGCAGATGA